A genome region from Fodinibius salicampi includes the following:
- a CDS encoding sulfotransferase family protein, whose translation MQRLFLVGCPRSGTTLLQSMLSSHPKVISFPETHLLSHTIPVNPVLRFLKIYGSTSRSVLLRSMIDLGLNREQVFQPKSVIFRSAAWVNVILENIDRLANHLAEENSAFWLEKTPRHLRYISLISKADPDSRFIHIIRKGKEVVSSMYFATQKHPEQWGGERSIEKCVYWWNRSTKYSKQYLGSQKHLFISYEQLVSEPEVVLKAFCKKTGLPYYPVMIQSYHETASTLIKEEEKWKKKNTSAQLSSSKKFDLLPDKDQKYIEKNIADFPYRSIQF comes from the coding sequence ATGCAAAGGTTATTTCTGGTTGGATGCCCCCGTTCTGGAACTACTTTATTACAAAGTATGCTAAGTTCTCATCCAAAGGTCATTTCTTTTCCGGAAACACACCTATTGTCGCACACTATTCCGGTAAATCCAGTCTTACGATTTTTAAAAATCTATGGATCGACCTCCCGCTCTGTTTTGCTTAGAAGCATGATAGATCTGGGACTTAACAGAGAACAAGTATTCCAACCAAAATCCGTAATTTTCAGATCCGCTGCATGGGTTAATGTTATTTTGGAAAATATTGACCGCTTAGCGAATCACCTTGCGGAAGAAAATTCGGCTTTTTGGTTGGAAAAAACCCCCCGTCACTTGCGCTACATTTCTCTAATATCAAAAGCTGATCCAGATAGCAGGTTTATCCATATCATCAGGAAAGGGAAAGAGGTTGTTTCAAGCATGTACTTTGCCACCCAAAAGCATCCTGAGCAATGGGGCGGGGAGCGATCTATCGAAAAGTGTGTCTACTGGTGGAATAGAAGCACAAAATATTCGAAGCAATATTTAGGTTCGCAAAAGCATCTATTTATATCCTATGAACAATTGGTAAGCGAGCCTGAAGTAGTACTTAAGGCTTTCTGTAAAAAGACAGGACTTCCCTATTATCCGGTGATGATTCAGTCATACCATGAAACCGCCTCTACACTTATTAAAGAGGAAGAAAAATGGAAAAAGAAGAATACTTCAGCCCAACTGTCCAGCTCTAAGAAATTTGATCTATTGCCTGATAAGGACCAAAAATACATCGAAAAAAATATTGCTGATTTTCCTTATCGGTCAATACAATTTTGA